A genomic window from Arthrobacter globiformis includes:
- a CDS encoding glucose-6-phosphate dehydrogenase assembly protein OpcA, whose amino-acid sequence MIVDLPNTTTSNVSKRIQSLRAQGGVIALGRVLTLVVITKSGLEEEAIEAANEASREHPCRIIVLAAGSPEEPTRLDAQIRVGGDAGASEVIVLRGFGELAEESESLVAALLLPDAPIVAWWPNGAPENASETSIGRIAHRRITDSANEIDPQRALENIRDTYRAGDTDFAWTRLTNWRIKLAAVLDQAGSSPVTAVAVEGASDSPSTILLGAWLRQALEVPVTIVPGPVGTGIRGVQLTLTSGEIRLLRPGLSVAELTQPGQPAQRISLPRRSLRDCLAEELRRLDPDEVFGDTVRSLATSKMHQVSLHEQGILDLEAFGVPA is encoded by the coding sequence ATGATTGTAGATCTCCCCAACACCACCACCTCGAACGTTTCCAAAAGGATCCAGTCCCTGCGCGCGCAGGGTGGCGTGATCGCCCTTGGCCGGGTCCTGACCCTGGTGGTTATCACAAAGTCAGGGCTGGAGGAAGAAGCGATCGAGGCGGCCAATGAGGCCAGCCGTGAACACCCCTGCCGGATCATCGTGCTGGCTGCTGGCTCGCCGGAGGAACCCACCCGCCTGGACGCGCAGATCCGGGTCGGCGGGGACGCCGGCGCCTCGGAGGTCATCGTGCTGCGCGGCTTCGGTGAACTCGCCGAGGAAAGCGAGTCCCTCGTCGCCGCGTTGCTGCTGCCCGACGCCCCGATCGTGGCCTGGTGGCCGAACGGGGCGCCGGAGAACGCCAGCGAAACCTCGATAGGCCGGATCGCGCACCGCCGGATCACGGACTCGGCCAACGAGATTGACCCGCAACGGGCCCTGGAAAACATCCGGGACACCTACAGGGCGGGCGATACCGACTTCGCTTGGACCCGGCTGACCAACTGGCGGATTAAGCTCGCCGCGGTTCTGGACCAGGCCGGCTCCTCGCCCGTCACCGCCGTCGCGGTCGAAGGCGCCTCAGACTCGCCCAGCACCATCCTGCTCGGGGCGTGGCTCAGGCAGGCCCTGGAGGTGCCGGTCACCATCGTCCCGGGCCCCGTCGGCACTGGCATCCGGGGCGTCCAGCTGACCTTGACGTCCGGTGAGATCCGGCTGCTTCGGCCAGGACTCAGTGTCGCCGAGCTGACCCAACCCGGCCAGCCCGCACAACGGATCTCCCTGCCGCGGCGCAGCCTCCGCGACTGCCTCGCCGAAGAACTCCGCCGCCTCGACCCCGACGAAGTCTTCGGCGATACGGTTCGCAGTCTGGCTACTTCCAAGATGCATCAGGTAAGCCTCCATGAGCAGGGCATCCTGGACCTGGAGGCATTCGGGGTTCCGGCATGA
- a CDS encoding IclR family transcriptional regulator, protein MNYYRPTSKPSTASNPLKILEVVARYGTGTTAKEITDALQMPQATAYRVLNALVADEYLARTSDLRGFALGHAISGLITAANPPTVTTAARTLIEEFRRGNRFAVHLIMFRNTSLRIADEDRDYPLHSAFEMLRYPHASAAGKLMLAELRDSGSPVPRGPLAKLTQHTITDIGQLEAQLAEIRRHGEASEINELAEGSASLALPVGLPNGPAGGALCLSGPSERFTAIYEHAEAAREVTTRLAPLLF, encoded by the coding sequence ATGAACTACTACCGGCCCACCTCCAAGCCCAGCACGGCGTCAAACCCGCTCAAGATCCTGGAAGTCGTGGCACGGTACGGCACCGGCACGACGGCGAAAGAGATCACGGATGCCCTGCAGATGCCCCAGGCGACCGCCTACCGGGTCCTCAATGCGCTCGTGGCGGACGAATATCTGGCACGTACCTCCGACCTCCGCGGCTTCGCGCTCGGACACGCGATTTCCGGTCTGATTACGGCTGCGAACCCGCCCACCGTTACCACCGCAGCCCGTACCTTAATAGAAGAGTTCCGCCGTGGAAACCGATTCGCGGTGCACCTCATCATGTTCCGCAACACTTCCCTCAGAATCGCGGACGAAGACCGGGACTATCCGCTCCACTCAGCTTTCGAAATGCTCCGTTATCCACATGCTTCCGCCGCAGGGAAACTGATGCTCGCCGAACTCAGGGATTCGGGCTCCCCTGTTCCAAGAGGCCCGTTGGCGAAGCTGACACAGCACACCATCACGGACATTGGTCAGCTGGAAGCGCAACTTGCGGAGATAAGGCGCCATGGCGAGGCCTCGGAAATTAACGAACTGGCGGAAGGATCCGCGAGTCTGGCACTTCCCGTAGGACTGCCCAACGGCCCCGCCGGCGGCGCCCTCTGCCTCTCCGGCCCCTCAGAACGGTTCACCGCTATCTATGAACACGCCGAAGCTGCCCGGGAGGTGACCACACGTCTGGCTCCTCTCCTGTTCTGA
- a CDS encoding APC family permease gives MSARGDRFITPRSPVEGLRRRKLSFLPVFAQAVAGVAPAGAMSVIPALVFPGLVFGSNGPNLLVTFGVAMAVMVLVAFCLRPMAQRMAAVSGLYSYTAKGLGQRTAITAGWSAIFGYGLVAMAALLLVGVYVGQLFSNLGIPAADSKVFTVLVILAAAATACFLMVRGIRVSAWFTVLMESISIGVLAILMIIYFAFNPSKLSLGSVFSWNGNFDALPIGIVVAVSAFVGFESPTTLGGEAHRPFVSVPRAITWTPILMGVLCLLAVAAQDAALKEAPLSIAASPTPLSDLFSQSSPVSAAILDLGIAASWFACAIASANALARIFFCMGREGVAPRIAGRTHPVFRTPSMAIMLILPVVAIVPIAVITSTASPERGLVNLLTLGAYGYLGSYILASASLPFFLRRIGESTYASWILGAGTTLALGAVLWTAAAASIRTGSLQTVIYACVLLASVIYATFLHLRFPRRLAAVGIYDETRELDLFQGRPIP, from the coding sequence GTGTCTGCACGCGGTGATCGCTTTATCACTCCCCGCTCGCCGGTGGAGGGTCTGCGCCGCCGGAAACTTTCCTTCTTACCGGTCTTCGCGCAGGCGGTTGCCGGTGTGGCGCCTGCGGGTGCCATGTCCGTCATTCCGGCTCTTGTCTTCCCGGGTCTTGTCTTTGGATCCAACGGGCCGAACCTTCTGGTGACATTCGGCGTGGCCATGGCCGTCATGGTCCTGGTTGCCTTCTGCCTAAGACCAATGGCACAGCGCATGGCAGCCGTCAGCGGCCTCTACAGCTACACCGCCAAGGGACTTGGGCAGCGGACGGCGATCACCGCCGGATGGTCAGCTATTTTCGGTTACGGCCTCGTGGCCATGGCCGCTCTGCTGCTCGTTGGCGTCTACGTCGGCCAGCTGTTCTCCAACCTTGGGATCCCCGCCGCGGACTCCAAGGTGTTCACAGTGCTGGTCATTCTTGCCGCAGCGGCCACCGCCTGTTTCCTCATGGTCAGAGGGATCCGTGTATCGGCGTGGTTCACGGTGTTGATGGAATCCATCTCAATCGGAGTCCTCGCCATCCTTATGATCATCTACTTCGCCTTCAACCCGTCGAAGCTCAGCCTCGGGAGCGTGTTTTCCTGGAACGGAAATTTTGACGCGCTACCGATCGGAATCGTCGTCGCCGTTAGTGCCTTTGTCGGTTTCGAAAGCCCGACCACGCTGGGAGGGGAGGCGCACAGACCCTTCGTCTCCGTCCCCCGGGCCATCACGTGGACCCCCATCCTCATGGGTGTACTTTGCCTTCTCGCCGTGGCCGCCCAAGATGCAGCACTCAAGGAGGCACCGCTAAGCATCGCAGCGAGCCCTACGCCGTTGTCTGACCTGTTTTCCCAGTCGTCCCCTGTGTCCGCTGCAATCCTTGACCTAGGGATCGCTGCATCGTGGTTTGCGTGCGCGATCGCCTCTGCTAACGCCCTTGCCCGGATATTTTTCTGTATGGGCCGGGAAGGCGTTGCGCCGAGAATAGCCGGCAGGACCCATCCCGTCTTTCGAACCCCTTCGATGGCAATCATGCTCATATTGCCGGTCGTTGCCATCGTTCCCATTGCAGTCATAACTTCAACTGCCAGTCCGGAACGGGGGCTCGTGAACCTCCTCACGCTGGGCGCCTACGGATACCTTGGGTCCTATATCCTGGCTAGCGCGTCCCTGCCCTTCTTCCTGCGCCGCATCGGGGAGAGCACCTACGCCAGCTGGATATTGGGGGCAGGAACCACCTTGGCCCTCGGGGCGGTGCTCTGGACAGCTGCGGCGGCATCGATTCGCACAGGCAGCCTGCAGACCGTCATCTACGCCTGCGTCCTCCTTGCCAGCGTCATTTACGCCACGTTCCTTCACCTCCGGTTCCCAAGGCGCCTGGCAGCTGTCGGCATCTACGACGAGACCAGGGAGCTGGACCTGTTTCAGGGCAGGCCCATCCCATGA
- a CDS encoding primary-amine oxidase translates to MTIDTETSAVVGVAHPLDPLSREEISRAVAVLKEGPAAAESFRFISVELREPAKEDLRNGVPVAREADAVLVDRAAARSFEAVVNLDSGTVDRWTQLAANVQPPFMLDEFAECEEACRKDPKVIEALAKRGLTDLDLVCFEPWSVGYFGEDAEGRRLMRALVFVRDEPDDSPYAHPIENFIVFYDLSSGEVVRLEDDQAIPVPAARGNYLPKYVGPARTDLKPIEITQPEGASFQVTGNHVRWADWSFRVGFTPREGLVLHQLKFRDQGVERPVINRASLSEMVVPYGDTAPVQAKKNAFDSGEYNIGNMANSLTLGCDCLGEIQYFDGHSVDSHGNPWTIENAICMHEEDDSILWKHFDFREGTAETRRSRKLVISFIATVANYEYAFYWHLYLDGSIEFLVKATGILSTAGQQPGEKSPYGQSLNNDGLYAPIHQHMFNVRMDFELDGPNNAVYEVDMEYPEHNPTHTAFKAVDRLLETEQAAIRKTDSAKHRFWKIANHEKKNIVDEPVAYRLIPTNGIQLAAGDESYVSKRAQFARNNLWVTAYDRTERFAAGEYPNQSTGAEDGLHIWTQKDRNIVDQDLVVWYTFGMHHVVRLEDWPVMPRQNIGFMLEPHGFFNQNPTLNLPTETRTTNSGHCSTGK, encoded by the coding sequence ATGACTATCGATACTGAGACCTCGGCCGTTGTTGGGGTGGCGCATCCGTTGGATCCGTTGTCGCGGGAGGAGATTTCCCGTGCGGTGGCGGTCCTGAAGGAGGGGCCGGCGGCGGCGGAGTCGTTCCGTTTTATCAGCGTTGAGTTGCGTGAGCCGGCCAAGGAAGACCTGCGCAACGGTGTGCCGGTGGCGCGTGAGGCGGACGCGGTCCTGGTGGACCGGGCGGCGGCGCGTTCGTTCGAGGCGGTCGTGAATCTTGATTCGGGCACCGTTGATCGGTGGACGCAGCTGGCTGCCAATGTCCAGCCGCCGTTCATGCTTGATGAGTTCGCCGAGTGTGAGGAGGCGTGCCGGAAGGATCCGAAGGTCATCGAGGCGCTGGCCAAGCGGGGCCTGACGGACCTGGACCTGGTCTGCTTCGAGCCGTGGTCGGTGGGGTATTTCGGTGAGGACGCCGAGGGCCGGCGCCTGATGCGTGCCCTGGTCTTCGTCCGGGACGAACCCGACGACAGCCCGTACGCGCACCCGATCGAGAACTTCATCGTGTTCTATGACCTGTCCTCCGGTGAGGTCGTCAGGCTCGAGGATGACCAGGCGATCCCGGTCCCGGCCGCGCGGGGCAACTACCTGCCCAAGTACGTCGGCCCGGCCCGCACGGATTTGAAGCCGATTGAGATCACCCAGCCCGAAGGCGCGTCCTTCCAGGTCACCGGCAACCATGTGCGGTGGGCCGACTGGTCCTTCCGGGTCGGGTTCACCCCGCGGGAGGGCCTGGTCCTGCACCAGCTGAAGTTCCGTGACCAGGGCGTGGAGCGCCCGGTGATCAACCGTGCCTCGCTCTCTGAAATGGTCGTCCCGTACGGTGACACCGCCCCGGTGCAGGCGAAGAAGAACGCGTTCGATTCCGGTGAGTACAACATCGGCAACATGGCCAACTCCCTGACCCTGGGCTGTGACTGCCTGGGCGAGATCCAGTACTTCGACGGCCACAGCGTGGACAGCCACGGCAACCCGTGGACGATCGAGAACGCGATCTGCATGCACGAGGAAGACGACTCGATCCTGTGGAAGCACTTCGACTTCCGTGAGGGCACCGCCGAGACCCGCCGCAGCCGCAAGCTCGTGATCTCCTTCATCGCCACGGTCGCGAACTACGAGTACGCGTTCTACTGGCACCTCTACCTCGATGGCAGCATCGAGTTCCTGGTCAAGGCCACCGGCATCCTCTCCACCGCCGGGCAGCAGCCCGGGGAGAAGAGCCCGTACGGCCAGTCCCTGAACAACGACGGGCTCTACGCCCCCATCCACCAGCACATGTTCAACGTCCGGATGGACTTCGAACTCGACGGCCCGAACAACGCCGTCTACGAGGTCGACATGGAATACCCGGAACACAACCCCACCCACACCGCGTTCAAGGCAGTGGACCGGCTCCTGGAAACCGAACAGGCCGCGATCCGCAAGACCGACAGCGCCAAGCACCGGTTCTGGAAGATCGCCAACCACGAGAAGAAGAACATCGTGGACGAACCCGTCGCCTACCGGCTGATCCCCACCAACGGCATCCAGCTCGCCGCCGGCGACGAGTCCTACGTCTCCAAACGCGCCCAGTTCGCCCGGAACAACCTCTGGGTCACCGCCTACGACCGGACCGAACGCTTCGCCGCCGGCGAGTACCCCAACCAGTCCACCGGCGCCGAGGACGGCCTGCACATCTGGACCCAGAAAGACCGGAACATCGTCGATCAGGACCTCGTGGTCTGGTACACCTTCGGCATGCACCACGTCGTCCGCCTCGAAGACTGGCCCGTGATGCCCCGCCAGAACATCGGCTTCATGCTCGAACCCCACGGCTTCTTCAACCAAAACCCCACCCTGAACCTCCCCACCGAAACCCGCACCACCAACAGCGGCCACTGCAGCACCGGAAAGTAA
- a CDS encoding APC family permease: protein MSENRSDGVDHLKRSINWKQGMAIALGVPLLILPSLGYLPMYVSAAAILVWGLSVLQGFLQNAAYAEMATTFPKASGLPGFAQLVFRSENYKGKYDKGKLIGGFTAWSYWFGWNPILAIFAILVGGYLHGLFPVLGETFSEYQLALIAGVVIFGGLFVVNWFGLKDGAMLGYILAAISLIPLVILAVAPFATGHVEMANITGSWWPTDWAWDLHHILMLFGIFGIAQWSACAWETAAIYGPEYKNPGKDVPKALLACGLICLVLYVLLQTAVIGVLGVEGVQAEAVSPLIPVAQATFGEAGSIITIIMLVAAMVLIIQTAYLGSSRAMHSMSAEGNLPKFIGKTNRQGTPFVAMLIIGAFNLVLISMGNAAAILAASAIGYTLANGISLFAYVKAKKHPAFASLERPFKAPKGWKHVALTFGLFNVPLCVVGVVYLNSLEIGWTSTWVGFLVLALYLPIWLYSQHESRRASRKAAAVHVPDRDTADSEKVLDPTSVM, encoded by the coding sequence ATGAGTGAAAATCGTTCGGATGGCGTCGATCATCTGAAAAGATCGATCAACTGGAAGCAGGGTATGGCCATCGCGCTGGGCGTGCCGCTGCTGATTCTGCCCTCACTGGGTTACCTGCCGATGTACGTGTCTGCTGCAGCAATCCTCGTCTGGGGATTATCGGTCCTTCAGGGTTTCCTGCAGAATGCCGCGTACGCGGAAATGGCCACCACCTTTCCCAAGGCCTCCGGTCTGCCGGGTTTTGCGCAGCTTGTGTTTCGCAGCGAGAACTACAAGGGCAAGTATGACAAGGGCAAACTGATCGGCGGCTTCACGGCCTGGAGTTACTGGTTTGGCTGGAACCCGATTCTGGCGATCTTCGCCATCCTGGTCGGCGGTTACCTGCATGGGCTGTTCCCAGTACTGGGGGAGACCTTTAGCGAATACCAGCTCGCACTGATTGCAGGGGTGGTGATCTTCGGCGGGCTGTTCGTGGTGAACTGGTTCGGCCTCAAGGATGGCGCCATGTTGGGTTACATCCTGGCGGCCATCTCCCTGATACCCCTGGTCATCCTTGCCGTAGCCCCTTTTGCTACCGGACACGTTGAGATGGCCAACATCACCGGCAGCTGGTGGCCGACCGACTGGGCCTGGGACCTGCACCACATCCTGATGCTGTTTGGCATCTTTGGAATCGCCCAGTGGAGTGCCTGTGCCTGGGAAACGGCGGCCATCTACGGTCCTGAATACAAGAATCCCGGGAAAGACGTCCCCAAGGCGCTGCTTGCCTGCGGCCTCATTTGCCTGGTCCTGTATGTACTGCTGCAAACGGCGGTGATCGGTGTGCTTGGGGTTGAGGGTGTGCAGGCCGAAGCGGTGTCGCCCCTGATTCCTGTCGCCCAGGCTACCTTCGGCGAGGCCGGGTCGATCATCACGATCATCATGCTGGTCGCGGCCATGGTCCTGATCATTCAAACGGCATACCTTGGTTCGTCACGAGCCATGCACTCCATGTCGGCGGAAGGCAACCTTCCCAAATTCATCGGCAAGACGAACCGGCAAGGAACTCCCTTCGTTGCCATGCTGATCATCGGCGCCTTCAACCTGGTGTTGATTTCCATGGGAAATGCAGCCGCGATTCTTGCAGCCTCGGCGATTGGTTACACCCTGGCGAACGGCATCAGCCTGTTTGCCTATGTCAAAGCAAAGAAACACCCGGCCTTCGCCAGCCTGGAACGGCCTTTCAAAGCACCCAAGGGCTGGAAGCACGTGGCTCTGACCTTCGGCCTGTTCAACGTGCCGCTGTGCGTGGTCGGCGTGGTCTACCTCAACAGCCTGGAGATCGGCTGGACCTCAACGTGGGTCGGCTTCCTCGTACTGGCGCTTTACCTGCCCATCTGGTTGTACTCCCAGCATGAATCTCGCCGCGCGAGCCGTAAAGCAGCCGCAGTTCACGTTCCGGATCGCGATACCGCAGATTCTGAGAAGGTTCTGGACCCTACGTCCGTGATGTAG
- a CDS encoding cation:proton antiporter, whose protein sequence is MDTLALSLIELGAVVFCLGLLAKLAGQIGMSPIPLYLLGGLAFGTGGIVELAGMKEFAHLAGEIGVILLLLMLGLEYTASELFIGLRRSWQGGILDLVLNFLPGAGLALCLGWGPVGAMVMGGVTYISSSGIAAKVISDLGWVGNRETRVVISILVFEDLTMAVYLPVLTTVISGVSFVAGLTTVGIALAVVTVVLVVALRHGHHVSKAVHSENSEVFLLKVLGAALLVAGLASAMQVSAAVGAFLLGIAISGATSHNAKLILAPLRDLFAAIFFVAFGLNTDPASIPPVLGWALVLALITAASKIATGIWAAKRAGIDRSGRLRAGTALIARGEFSIVIAGLALGSGAVSQELAAMATAYVLVMAVVGPLAARYAEPLVDMVLPYKDVVTRA, encoded by the coding sequence ATGGACACGCTAGCCCTGAGCCTCATTGAACTGGGGGCCGTTGTGTTCTGCCTCGGCCTCTTGGCCAAACTTGCCGGGCAAATCGGAATGTCACCCATCCCGCTCTATCTTCTGGGGGGACTGGCCTTTGGTACAGGGGGGATTGTCGAGCTTGCAGGCATGAAGGAGTTCGCGCACCTTGCCGGGGAGATCGGCGTTATCCTGCTGTTGCTTATGCTTGGCTTGGAATATACGGCGTCCGAACTTTTCATCGGGTTGCGGAGATCCTGGCAGGGCGGAATACTCGACCTGGTCCTGAACTTCCTGCCGGGGGCAGGGCTTGCCCTTTGCCTTGGGTGGGGACCCGTTGGTGCCATGGTGATGGGCGGCGTCACCTATATTTCCTCGTCGGGCATCGCCGCGAAGGTGATCAGTGATTTGGGCTGGGTGGGTAACCGCGAAACCCGTGTTGTGATCTCCATCCTGGTGTTTGAGGATCTGACCATGGCCGTGTATCTTCCCGTCCTCACTACGGTAATTTCCGGCGTCAGTTTCGTCGCAGGGCTCACAACAGTGGGCATCGCGCTGGCTGTAGTGACCGTTGTCCTCGTGGTTGCGCTGCGTCACGGACACCATGTCTCGAAGGCCGTTCACAGCGAGAACTCAGAGGTGTTCCTCCTGAAAGTCCTGGGCGCGGCCCTGCTCGTAGCCGGCTTGGCATCAGCCATGCAGGTGTCGGCGGCAGTGGGCGCTTTTTTGCTCGGTATCGCAATCTCAGGTGCCACCTCGCACAATGCCAAGCTCATCCTGGCGCCGCTGCGGGACCTTTTTGCCGCGATCTTCTTCGTGGCGTTCGGACTGAACACCGATCCGGCATCCATCCCGCCCGTGCTTGGCTGGGCACTCGTGCTCGCCCTTATCACCGCGGCCAGCAAAATTGCCACCGGCATCTGGGCTGCGAAGCGTGCAGGTATAGATCGGTCTGGCCGCCTCCGTGCCGGAACGGCGCTCATAGCACGCGGCGAGTTCTCGATAGTTATCGCCGGATTAGCACTGGGATCCGGCGCCGTAAGCCAAGAACTGGCAGCCATGGCTACTGCCTACGTGCTTGTCATGGCCGTTGTCGGTCCGTTGGCCGCGCGCTACGCCGAACCATTAGTCGACATGGTGCTGCCGTACAAGGATGTCGTTACGAGGGCATAA
- a CDS encoding primary-amine oxidase: MTIDTETSTVVGVAHPLDPLSREEISRAVAVLKEGPAAAESFRFISVELREPAKEDLRNGVPVAREADAVLVDRAAARSFEAVVNLDSGTVDRWTQLAANVQPPFMLDEFAECEEACRKDPKVIEALAKRGLTDLDLVCFEPWSVGYFGEDAEGRRLMRALVFVRDEPDDSPYAHPIENFIVFYDLSSGEVVRLEDDQAIPVPAARGNYLPKYVGPARTDLKPIEITQPEGASFQVTGNHVRWADWSFRVGFTPREGLVLHQLKFRDQGVERPVINRASLSEMVVPYGDTAPVQAKKNAFDSGEYNIGNMANSLTLGCDCLGEIQYFDGHSVDSHGNPWTIENAICMHEEDDSILWKHFDFREGTAETRRSRKLVISFIATVANYEYAFYWHLYLDGSIEFLVKATGILSTAGQQPGEKSPYGQSLNNDGLYAPIHQHMFNVRMDFELDGPNNAVYEVDMEYPEHNPTHTAFKAVDRLLETEQAAIRKTDGAKHRFWKIANHEKKNIVDEPVAYRLIPTNGIQLAAGDESYVSKRAQFARNNLWVTAYDRTERFAAGEYPNQSTGAEDGLHIWTQKDRNIVDQDLVVWYTFGMHHVVRLEDWPVMPRQNIGFMLEPHGFFNQNPTLNLPTETRTTNSGHCSTGNGH; this comes from the coding sequence ATGACTATCGATACTGAGACCTCGACTGTTGTTGGGGTGGCGCATCCGTTGGATCCGTTGTCGCGGGAGGAGATTTCCCGTGCGGTGGCGGTCCTGAAGGAGGGGCCGGCGGCGGCGGAGTCGTTCCGTTTTATCAGCGTTGAGTTGCGTGAGCCGGCCAAGGAAGACCTGCGCAACGGTGTGCCGGTGGCGCGTGAGGCGGACGCGGTCCTGGTGGACCGGGCGGCGGCGCGTTCGTTCGAGGCGGTCGTGAATCTTGATTCGGGCACCGTTGATCGGTGGACGCAGCTGGCTGCCAATGTCCAGCCGCCGTTCATGCTTGATGAGTTCGCCGAGTGTGAGGAGGCGTGCCGGAAGGATCCGAAGGTCATCGAGGCGCTGGCCAAGCGGGGCCTGACGGACCTGGACCTGGTTTGCTTCGAGCCGTGGTCGGTGGGGTATTTCGGTGAGGACGCCGAGGGCCGGCGCCTGATGCGTGCCCTGGTCTTCGTCCGGGACGAACCCGACGACAGCCCGTACGCGCACCCGATCGAGAACTTCATCGTGTTCTATGACCTGTCCTCCGGTGAGGTCGTCAGGCTCGAGGATGACCAGGCGATCCCGGTCCCGGCCGCGCGGGGCAACTACCTGCCCAAGTACGTCGGCCCGGCCCGCACGGATTTGAAGCCGATTGAGATCACCCAGCCCGAAGGCGCGTCCTTCCAGGTCACCGGCAACCATGTGCGGTGGGCCGACTGGTCCTTCCGGGTCGGGTTCACCCCGCGGGAGGGCCTGGTCCTGCACCAGCTGAAGTTCCGTGACCAGGGCGTGGAGCGCCCGGTGATCAACCGTGCCTCGCTCTCTGAAATGGTCGTCCCGTACGGTGACACCGCCCCGGTGCAGGCGAAGAAGAACGCGTTCGATTCCGGTGAGTACAACATCGGCAACATGGCCAACTCCCTGACCCTGGGCTGTGACTGCCTGGGCGAGATCCAGTACTTCGACGGCCACAGCGTGGACAGCCACGGCAACCCGTGGACGATCGAGAACGCGATCTGCATGCACGAGGAAGACGACTCGATCCTGTGGAAGCACTTCGACTTCCGTGAGGGCACCGCCGAGACCCGCCGCAGCCGCAAGCTCGTGATCTCCTTCATCGCCACGGTCGCGAACTACGAGTACGCGTTCTACTGGCACCTCTACCTCGATGGCAGCATCGAGTTCCTGGTCAAGGCCACCGGCATCCTCTCCACCGCCGGCCAGCAGCCCGGGGAGAAGAGCCCGTACGGCCAGTCCCTGAACAACGACGGGCTCTACGCCCCCATCCACCAGCACATGTTCAACGTCCGGATGGACTTCGAACTCGACGGCCCGAACAACGCCGTCTACGAGGTCGACATGGAATACCCGGAACACAACCCCACCCACACCGCGTTCAAGGCAGTGGACCGGCTCCTGGAAACCGAACAGGCCGCGATCCGCAAGACCGACGGCGCCAAGCACCGGTTCTGGAAGATCGCCAACCACGAGAAGAAGAACATCGTGGACGAACCCGTCGCCTACCGGCTGATCCCCACCAACGGCATCCAGCTCGCCGCCGGCGACGAGTCCTACGTCTCCAAACGCGCCCAGTTCGCCCGGAACAACCTCTGGGTCACCGCCTACGACCGGACCGAACGCTTCGCCGCCGGCGAGTACCCCAACCAGTCCACCGGCGCCGAGGACGGCCTGCACATCTGGACCCAGAAAGACCGGAACATCGTCGATCAGGACCTCGTGGTCTGGTACACCTTCGGCATGCACCACGTCGTCCGCCTCGAAGACTGGCCCGTGATGCCCCGCCAGAACATCGGCTTCATGCTCGAACCCCACGGCTTCTTCAACCAAAACCCCACCCTGAACCTCCCCACCGAAACCCGCACCACCAACAGCGGCCACTGCAGCACCGGAAACGGACACTAA
- a CDS encoding DUF5134 domain-containing protein: MFNIPALTWTLTAVLLAGGSYHLWQAARSHHLTDRVNNTLHALMNALMAAMLWNLAPSTTLAQIGLLAAAALWFIIQAVARPEFKLLCAGTQGRLKCAYHALTMAAAALMIAMMTHPTTSPAPANGSQADGMPDGMSMTMPHSHHAMTAAPHNTAPDTATAAAAAYGHAAPAILLTVFFAAAAATFLTLLLRRRAMTNSAHHQAATKHSTRTEHALEALGATTMALMFATMTA; this comes from the coding sequence GTGTTCAACATCCCCGCACTTACCTGGACCCTCACCGCCGTCCTGCTCGCCGGCGGAAGCTACCACCTCTGGCAGGCCGCACGGTCACACCACCTCACCGACCGGGTCAACAACACCCTCCACGCCCTCATGAACGCCCTGATGGCCGCCATGCTCTGGAACCTCGCACCCTCCACCACGCTCGCCCAGATCGGCCTCCTCGCCGCCGCGGCCCTGTGGTTCATCATCCAGGCCGTCGCCCGGCCCGAATTCAAACTCCTCTGCGCCGGCACCCAAGGCCGCCTCAAATGCGCCTACCACGCCCTCACCATGGCCGCCGCAGCCCTCATGATCGCCATGATGACCCACCCCACCACCAGCCCCGCACCGGCCAATGGAAGCCAAGCGGACGGAATGCCCGACGGAATGTCGATGACCATGCCGCACTCGCACCACGCGATGACAGCGGCACCCCACAACACGGCACCGGACACGGCAACAGCGGCCGCGGCAGCATACGGCCACGCCGCCCCGGCAATCCTGCTCACAGTCTTCTTTGCCGCCGCAGCAGCGACCTTCCTCACCCTCCTCCTGCGCCGCCGGGCCATGACAAACTCAGCCCACCACCAGGCCGCCACCAAACACTCCACGCGCACCGAACACGCCCTCGAAGCCCTCGGCGCCACCACCATGGCCCTCATGTTCGCCACCATGACCGCCTAA